Proteins encoded together in one Streptomyces sp. B1I3 window:
- the arsB gene encoding ACR3 family arsenite efflux transporter, whose product MSAEATTTATPAGPVAGRLSFLDRFLAVWILIAMAVGLGLGRLVPGLGDTLAKVTVTGVSLPIALGLLVMMYPVLAKVRYDRLDTVTRDRRLLIPSLILNWLVGPALMFTLAWIFLPDLPEYRTGLIIVGLARCIAMVIIWNDLACGDREAAAVLVAVNSVFQVVAFSLLGWFYLSVLPGWLGLEQTVLDVSVWEIARSVLVFLGIPLLAGFLTRRLGEKARGRTWYETKLIPRIGPFALYGLLFTIVVLFALQGDAITSQPLDVVRIALPLLVYFAVMWAGSMAAGRAVGLDYPKAATLAFTAAGNNFELAIAVAIATFGATSGQALAGVVGPLIEVPVLIGLVYVALAARRFFPQPTPAAGEAVAPEGSARV is encoded by the coding sequence ATGAGCGCAGAAGCCACCACCACCGCGACGCCCGCGGGGCCGGTCGCCGGGCGGCTGTCGTTCCTCGACCGCTTCCTCGCCGTGTGGATCCTGATCGCGATGGCCGTCGGCCTCGGCCTGGGCCGCCTCGTCCCCGGCCTCGGGGACACGCTTGCGAAGGTCACCGTCACCGGGGTGTCCTTGCCGATCGCGCTCGGTCTGCTCGTGATGATGTACCCGGTGCTCGCCAAGGTCCGCTACGACCGGCTGGACACCGTCACCCGCGACCGGCGCCTGCTCATCCCGTCCCTGATCCTGAACTGGCTTGTCGGCCCGGCCTTGATGTTCACCCTCGCCTGGATCTTCCTGCCCGACCTGCCCGAGTACCGCACCGGGCTGATCATCGTCGGCCTGGCCCGCTGCATCGCCATGGTCATCATCTGGAACGACCTGGCCTGTGGCGACCGCGAGGCCGCCGCTGTCCTCGTCGCCGTCAACTCCGTCTTCCAGGTCGTCGCGTTCAGCCTGCTCGGCTGGTTCTACCTCTCCGTGCTGCCGGGTTGGCTGGGCCTGGAACAGACTGTCCTCGACGTGTCCGTATGGGAGATCGCCCGCTCCGTACTGGTTTTTCTGGGCATCCCGCTCCTGGCCGGGTTCCTGACCCGCCGCCTGGGTGAGAAGGCCAGGGGACGCACCTGGTACGAGACGAAGCTGATCCCGCGCATCGGGCCGTTCGCCCTGTACGGACTGCTCTTCACCATCGTGGTGCTCTTCGCCCTCCAGGGTGACGCCATCACCTCCCAGCCGCTCGACGTCGTACGGATCGCACTGCCGCTCCTGGTGTACTTCGCCGTGATGTGGGCCGGCTCCATGGCCGCCGGCCGCGCGGTCGGACTGGACTACCCCAAGGCGGCCACCCTGGCGTTCACCGCCGCGGGCAACAACTTCGAGCTGGCCATCGCGGTCGCCATCGCTACCTTCGGCGCCACCTCCGGCCAGGCCCTCGCCGGAGTCGTCGGGCCCCTCATCGAGGTACCGGTCCTGATCGGCCTGGTCTACGTCGCCCTCGCCGCCCGCCGCTTCTTCCCCCAGCCCACCCCGGCGGCCGGAGAGGCCGTCGCCCCGGAAGGTTCCGCCCGTGTCTGA
- a CDS encoding helix-turn-helix transcriptional regulator, whose amino-acid sequence MSNQELVILGQDGADGCCPGLLTAPLDEDQAETLAKVFKALGDPVRLRLLSMIASRAGGEVCVCDLTPAFDLSQPTISHHLKLLKQAGLIDSERRGTWVYYRLLPQMTDRLAALLTRPAGRPPAEPAPAGATS is encoded by the coding sequence ATGTCGAATCAAGAGCTTGTGATACTCGGCCAGGACGGCGCCGACGGGTGTTGCCCGGGGTTGCTGACCGCTCCGCTGGACGAGGACCAGGCCGAAACGCTGGCGAAGGTGTTCAAGGCCCTGGGCGACCCGGTCCGGCTGCGGCTGCTGTCGATGATCGCCTCGCGTGCCGGCGGTGAGGTCTGCGTCTGCGATCTCACCCCGGCCTTCGACCTGTCCCAGCCGACGATCTCCCACCATCTCAAGCTGCTCAAACAGGCCGGACTCATCGACTCCGAACGGCGCGGAACGTGGGTGTACTACCGGCTGCTGCCGCAGATGACCGACCGCCTCGCCGCGCTCCTCACCCGGCCCGCCGGCCGGCCGCCGGCCGAACCCGCCCCTGCCGGAGCCACCTCATGA
- a CDS encoding ArsI/CadI family heavy metal resistance metalloenzyme codes for MSRAQLALNVADLEASVDFYSKLFGVEPAKRRPGYANFAITTPPLKLVLIEGEPGQETRLDHLGVEVDTTDEVTAATTRLKDAGLATFEENDTSCCYALQDKVWVHGPGKEPWEVYVVKADADQLGKNAALGGDACCAGEQEAAEAAPVTAGCACGSR; via the coding sequence ATGTCACGTGCCCAGCTCGCGCTCAACGTCGCCGACCTCGAAGCGTCGGTCGACTTCTACTCCAAGCTGTTCGGTGTCGAGCCCGCCAAGCGTCGCCCCGGCTATGCGAACTTCGCGATCACCACGCCGCCGCTCAAGCTCGTCCTCATCGAGGGCGAACCGGGACAGGAGACCCGCCTGGACCACCTCGGCGTCGAGGTCGACACCACCGACGAGGTCACCGCCGCCACGACCCGGCTCAAGGACGCGGGGCTCGCAACGTTCGAGGAGAACGACACGTCCTGCTGCTACGCCCTCCAGGACAAGGTGTGGGTGCACGGCCCCGGCAAGGAGCCGTGGGAGGTCTACGTCGTCAAGGCTGATGCCGACCAGCTGGGCAAGAACGCCGCGCTCGGCGGCGACGCCTGCTGCGCCGGTGAGCAGGAAGCGGCCGAGGCCGCGCCGGTGACTGCCGGCTGCGCCTGCGGCAGCAGGTGA
- a CDS encoding SDR family NAD(P)-dependent oxidoreductase, with amino-acid sequence MTGMNSTAAQDTRIVVVTGAGTGIGRATARAFAAEGAHVVAIGRRGEPLKETAAGHDRITPLPADITAEDEPERIVQAVSETHGRLDVLVNNAGIVRSGALGTLTPEMITVQLATNLVAPILLAQAALPLLEASGGVIVNVSTSVGQRAWPGSSVYAATKTALELLTRSWAVELAPHGVRVVAVAPGAIDTPIGEHQGLTPERMAAVRKWQLAHTPLARIGRPEEVAWAITQLAAPVASFVTGVVLPVDGGAVVA; translated from the coding sequence ATGACCGGCATGAACAGCACCGCAGCGCAGGACACCAGGATCGTCGTTGTCACCGGAGCAGGTACCGGCATCGGCCGGGCTACCGCCCGCGCCTTTGCCGCCGAGGGCGCCCATGTGGTCGCGATCGGACGGCGAGGCGAACCCCTCAAGGAGACCGCGGCCGGGCACGACCGGATCACACCGCTGCCCGCCGACATCACCGCCGAGGATGAGCCCGAGCGGATCGTCCAGGCCGTGTCGGAAACGCACGGTCGATTGGACGTGCTGGTCAACAATGCCGGCATCGTGCGCAGCGGCGCCCTTGGCACACTGACGCCGGAGATGATCACGGTTCAGCTTGCCACCAATCTCGTCGCCCCCATCCTGCTGGCGCAGGCGGCGCTGCCGCTTCTGGAGGCGTCGGGCGGAGTGATCGTCAATGTCAGCACGTCGGTGGGGCAGCGGGCTTGGCCCGGCAGCTCGGTCTACGCGGCGACCAAGACCGCACTGGAACTGCTGACCCGTAGTTGGGCGGTCGAGCTGGCACCCCACGGGGTCCGGGTGGTGGCGGTCGCCCCCGGGGCGATCGACACCCCCATAGGCGAGCACCAGGGGCTGACGCCGGAGAGAATGGCCGCAGTGCGGAAGTGGCAGCTGGCGCACACCCCGCTGGCTCGAATCGGCCGCCCCGAGGAGGTGGCCTGGGCGATCACCCAGCTTGCCGCACCGGTCGCATCGTTCGTCACCGGAGTGGTGCTCCCGGTCGACGGCGGAGCGGTCGTGGCGTGA
- a CDS encoding MerR family transcriptional regulator, which produces MRIGELARATGTTARALRHYEQAGLISSERASNGYRVYEEQATVRVRNIRYLLAAGLTLDDVSVFLPCLDGDVAASPPSGKGLRVALERLEVLNERIAAQTEARDRLEAALREKTGDRIRPVA; this is translated from the coding sequence GTGCGGATCGGTGAGCTGGCCAGGGCGACCGGGACGACTGCTCGTGCACTGCGGCACTACGAACAGGCCGGGTTGATCTCATCCGAGCGGGCGTCCAACGGCTACCGCGTCTACGAAGAGCAGGCCACGGTGCGGGTCCGCAACATCCGCTACCTGCTGGCCGCCGGACTCACCCTGGACGACGTGAGCGTGTTCCTGCCATGCCTGGACGGCGATGTGGCTGCCTCACCGCCCTCGGGCAAGGGCCTGCGTGTCGCGCTGGAACGGCTGGAGGTCCTGAACGAACGGATCGCCGCCCAGACCGAGGCCCGCGATCGGCTGGAAGCAGCGCTCCGGGAGAAGACCGGCGATCGGATCCGTCCGGTGGCCTGA
- a CDS encoding ATP-binding protein produces MDLAGQDEGRQPLEGRTLSVSATFEGSEKIAVARDMACEFLMSLQAEHGLSVSQRAMDTVQLVVSELVTNARKYAPGACQLTLEVRGGAVEVTVWDSDMTLPSIPAPDPARIGQHGLEIVKAVCRSFEAHREPGGKRIRAAVVLADGPGDDAAGHQVM; encoded by the coding sequence ATGGATCTGGCTGGGCAGGACGAGGGCCGGCAGCCGCTGGAGGGACGTACGCTGTCGGTCTCCGCCACGTTCGAGGGCAGCGAGAAGATTGCTGTGGCTCGGGACATGGCCTGTGAGTTTTTGATGTCTCTGCAGGCTGAACACGGGCTGTCGGTGTCACAGCGGGCGATGGACACGGTCCAGCTGGTGGTGAGCGAGCTGGTGACCAACGCCCGCAAGTACGCCCCAGGCGCGTGTCAGCTGACGTTGGAGGTGCGCGGGGGCGCGGTGGAGGTGACGGTGTGGGACAGCGACATGACACTGCCGTCGATTCCGGCGCCGGATCCGGCCCGGATCGGCCAGCACGGGCTGGAGATCGTCAAGGCGGTGTGCCGCAGCTTCGAGGCGCATCGCGAACCGGGCGGCAAACGCATCAGGGCGGCCGTCGTTCTTGCCGACGGCCCGGGCGACGATGCGGCCGGCCACCAAGTGATGTGA